The Pseudomonas sp. LFM046 region TGGCCTTGCCCAGCGGGGTGACGGTGAGGGCGGCGGCCAGCATGGCGCCGACGATCACGATGGCCGAGATGGCGTTGGTCACGGCCATCAGCGGGGTGTGCAGGGCCGGGGTGACGTTCCACACCACGTGGTAGCCGACGTAGATGGCCAGCACGAAGATGATCAGGTTGTAGATGCCGTCGGAAATCAGGTCCATGGTCTCTATCCTTATGCGTTCACTTTTTGCGGAGCAGCGGTCGCGGCGGGAGCGCCGTTGCTACGCACGACATTGCCGTCGCGGCACATCAGGCATGCGGCGACGATGTCGTCTTCGAGGTTGATGGTGAGCTGGCCGTCCTTGTCGATGATCAGCTTGAGGAAATCCAGCAGGTTGCGCGCATAGAGGGCCGAGGCGTCCGCCGGCACCAGGGCCGCCAGGTTGCTGTGGCCGACGATGGTCACGCCGTGCTTGATCACCACTTGGTCCGCTTCGGTCAGCGGGCAGTTGCCGCCCTGGGACGCGGCGAGGTCGATGACCACGGAGCCCGGCTTCATTTCGGCGACGGTGGCTTCGTGCAGCAGGGTCGGCGCCTTGCGGCCCGGGATCAGCGCGGTGGTGATGACGATGTCGGACTGCTTGGCGCGCTCGTGCACGGCCTTGGCCTGGCGCTCCATCCAGGAGGCCGGCATCGGGCGGGCGTAGCCGCCGACGCCCTGGGCGCATTCGCGCTCTTCATCGGTCTCGAAGGGCACGTCGACGAACTTGGCGCCGAGGGATTCGATCTGCTCTTTCACGGCAGGACGCACATCAGAGGCCTCGATCACGGCACCCAGGCGCTTGGCGGTGGCGATGGCCTGCAGACCGGCGACGCCGGCGCCGAGGATGAGGATGCGCGCGGCCTTTACGGTGCCGGCGGCGGTCATCAGCATCGGCATGAAGCGCGGGTAGTGGTGAGCCGCCAGCAGCACAGCCTTGTAGCCGGCGATGTTGGCCTGGGACGACAGCACGTCGAGGCTCTGGGCGCGGGAGGTGCGCGGCGCCGCTTCGAGGGCGAAGGCAGTGATGCCGCGGGCGTTCATGCGCGCGATGACTTCGTTGCTGAAGGGGTTGAGCATGCCGACCAGTACGGCACCGGCGCGCATGTGCGCCAGCTCGCTCTCGGTCGGGGCAACCACTTTCAGCACCAGGTCGGCGCCGAAGGCAGCGGCGTCGTTGCCAATGGTGGCGCCAACGGCCTCATAGGCACTGTCCGGGATGCAGGCGCTGACGCCAGCCCCGCTTTGCACCGTCACCCGGTGGCCTTGGCTCACCAGCTTCTTGATGGTTTCGGGCGTCGCGGCAACCCGCGTCTCGCCAGCATGGCTTTCGAGAGGAACACCGATGTGCACTTCAAATCTCCTGCGTGATCGATCTGGTGAACCAGTGCACTGCGGATGGTGCTCTGGCGAGGCGGATCCGCCTTTCAACAGCCTGGTATCGCAACAGCCGAAACCTGGTGGCGCGGCATTCTGCAATCGGAACCTCAACTGCTTCAAGCAGTTCTGGAGTAAAACGATACAATAACTACAAGTCACGATTTGACTTGCTGTCCCTGGCTTCCGTTCCAGGCCCCGTCATCGCTGGTGGCGGCGAGCCTTCACCGAGGAATCCGGTGCCGGTCTCCATCCCCAGGTTGAATGACTATCCATCAAAGTAGCGCCAGTACAGGCTTTCGGTACGTGACATCCTGCCGTTAATGGCTGGCGCACTGTTAGTAAGACTTTTTAATAGTTGCCATAAGGCTGCGGAAAATGGGCGTTCTGTAGCTTTTGTGAATATCTGACTACAGGGTCAAGATAGAGATTTCGGCCGATAGGTGAGGGGAAGCGTAGTTCGCATGCAAGCCAGTCGCCTCGCGGGCTGCGCCAATTTGTCGCGGCTGCCGTAATGGGAATGGACGATGTCGCAAGAGCGAATTTTTGTCAGGGCTTCGGGGGTTTGCCAGGCGAAATGTGCGCAGGGGGGAGATCCACGAGGTGGATTTCCACCCGCACTGGCGGATGCGAGGAGCGCTACGAGCTGGCGGACCTAGACCAGCAATCCCAGTGTCTTGGCGCGCATCACCGCCTGGGTGCGGCGCTTCACCCCGAGCTTGCTGTTGATCTTCTTGGTGTGGGTTTTCACCGTGTTCACCGAGATGAACAGGTAGCTGCCGATTTCCTGATTGGAGAAGCCTTCGGCCAGCAGTTGCAGCACGGCGCGCTCGCGCTGACTGAGCAGGCTGGCCTGGTCGCCCTCGGTACCGGCCGTGCCGTCGCTGCGTGGGTGGTCGCGCAGCAGGCAATGCAGGCCGAGGCGTTCGGCCTGTTCCAGGACCTGACGCTCCAATTGGGCGGCGTCGGCCCGGCCGAGCTGGCGCCAGGTGGCGGCCAGGGCCAGACGTACTTCGCAGCCGAGCGGAATGAACTGCAGGACCTGGCAGCGCTCCAGCAGGTCCTCGAGCATGGCGGCGGCCTGTTCAGCGCGGCCGGAGCCGAGGTAGGCGCGCGCCAGCAGGAGCTGATTGCGCAGGGGCAGGGTGGGGTAATCCAGGGGCGCCATCCAGGCGTGCTCGCCGACAAAGTAGCGCTGGATGCGCAGGGCCACCGGTTCGATACGATCCCAGCGGCCCTGGCGGGCCAGTACGCGCATGCCTTGCAGGTTCAGCACGCCGCTGTAGGTGTAGCGCCAGACCTGTCGGCAGTGCATCTGCCGCTCGGCCTCGCGCAGTTCCTGGAAAGCCAGGTCGAACTGGCCACGTCGGGCGCGAAGTTCGGCCAGGCCGAGGAATCCGTGGAGGGCA contains the following coding sequences:
- a CDS encoding NAD(P) transhydrogenase subunit alpha, giving the protein MDLISDGIYNLIIFVLAIYVGYHVVWNVTPALHTPLMAVTNAISAIVIVGAMLAAALTVTPLGKAMGTLAVALAAVNVFGGFLVTRRMLEMFKKKAPKAQAEKH
- a CDS encoding Re/Si-specific NAD(P)(+) transhydrogenase subunit alpha, which gives rise to MHIGVPLESHAGETRVAATPETIKKLVSQGHRVTVQSGAGVSACIPDSAYEAVGATIGNDAAAFGADLVLKVVAPTESELAHMRAGAVLVGMLNPFSNEVIARMNARGITAFALEAAPRTSRAQSLDVLSSQANIAGYKAVLLAAHHYPRFMPMLMTAAGTVKAARILILGAGVAGLQAIATAKRLGAVIEASDVRPAVKEQIESLGAKFVDVPFETDEERECAQGVGGYARPMPASWMERQAKAVHERAKQSDIVITTALIPGRKAPTLLHEATVAEMKPGSVVIDLAASQGGNCPLTEADQVVIKHGVTIVGHSNLAALVPADASALYARNLLDFLKLIIDKDGQLTINLEDDIVAACLMCRDGNVVRSNGAPAATAAPQKVNA